One window from the genome of Bdellovibrionales bacterium encodes:
- the murD gene encoding UDP-N-acetylmuramoyl-L-alanine--D-glutamate ligase — translation MARSGESAERFLLARGLKREDVLTFDQKAPAQFKDPQTLMSQGRPKTLVVSPGVPLKSSWIIEAQKSGVVITSEINLACEVLADEKVIGVTGSLGKSTTVSLLGAGLAAFDKNAFVGGNLGTPFCDYALGVLTGKRPRAQWIVLELSSYQLENCKDLKLDHSAITFLSANHMERYDSLKDYYLTKWHMIDQTSGAMFLNKNGGDLVSFAEKQPEFSRCVIVSRQDKALMPHALSQSALLGSHNQDNLALASQIALHCHWPISAIQGMKGFEGLEHRLENVGIFDGVRYINDSKATALDSVITAAEVAHEYLAPNGRLHLLIGGRDKNLPWEEISEIGILPRTYFSFFGEGRAVAQSKSGLPGPQFATLGEALNDVFSHVQSNDIVLLSPGGTSLDEFKSFEDRGRVFKEMVKGFYSSKK, via the coding sequence ATGGCTAGAAGTGGGGAAAGTGCCGAGCGCTTTTTGTTGGCTCGCGGCCTGAAGCGTGAGGACGTTCTGACCTTTGATCAAAAAGCTCCCGCTCAATTTAAAGATCCCCAAACTTTGATGTCCCAAGGAAGACCAAAAACACTCGTGGTTTCTCCAGGGGTCCCGCTAAAGTCTTCTTGGATTATTGAAGCCCAAAAGTCCGGGGTGGTAATCACAAGCGAAATCAATCTTGCCTGCGAAGTTCTTGCAGATGAAAAAGTTATTGGCGTGACAGGCTCTCTAGGTAAAAGTACGACAGTTTCACTTTTGGGCGCCGGTCTTGCTGCCTTTGATAAAAACGCTTTTGTAGGTGGCAACCTTGGCACTCCATTCTGTGATTATGCTTTAGGAGTCCTCACCGGAAAACGGCCGCGGGCTCAATGGATCGTGCTTGAGCTTTCCAGTTATCAGCTTGAAAATTGTAAGGATCTCAAGCTCGATCACTCAGCAATTACCTTTTTGTCGGCAAACCATATGGAAAGATACGACTCCCTTAAAGATTACTATCTTACCAAGTGGCATATGATTGATCAGACATCAGGAGCTATGTTTCTCAATAAAAACGGGGGTGATCTTGTCAGCTTCGCAGAAAAGCAACCGGAGTTCTCTCGTTGTGTGATTGTTTCCCGTCAGGACAAGGCCTTAATGCCTCATGCGCTTTCTCAAAGTGCCCTGCTAGGGTCCCATAATCAGGATAACTTAGCTTTGGCTTCGCAAATTGCGTTGCATTGCCATTGGCCTATTTCTGCCATTCAAGGAATGAAAGGTTTTGAAGGACTTGAGCATCGTCTTGAAAACGTCGGCATCTTTGATGGCGTTCGTTACATTAACGACAGCAAAGCAACAGCTCTTGATAGTGTGATCACAGCGGCCGAAGTGGCGCATGAATACTTAGCTCCGAATGGACGCTTGCACCTTTTAATCGGTGGGCGTGATAAAAATCTTCCTTGGGAAGAGATTTCTGAAATCGGAATCTTGCCAAGAACCTATTTCTCCTTTTTCGGGGAAGGGCGCGCAGTGGCTCAAAGCAAATCTGGCCTGCCAGGTCCTCAATTTGCAACCCTTGGCGAGGCATTGAATGATGTTTTTTCTCACGTTCAAAGTAATGACATTGTTTTACTAAGTCCCGGCGGAACAAGCCTGGACGAGTTTAAAAGCTTCGAAGATCGCGGCCGTGTTTTTAAAGAAATGGTAAAGGGCTTCTATTCTAGTAAGAAGTAA